In a single window of the Paenibacillus sp. MMS20-IR301 genome:
- a CDS encoding HAMP domain-containing sensor histidine kinase, producing MSIRLIKEFLRDQRDFTVVYFLSHVLISLYSNHYLSSSIRLLYPFSIYAYIYLIFMGYRFFRYAGTTRELRRLAENIDIEDKPYSAEQQVYITLMRQIHRSYQEQLYEVRAKAENTHRFISQWIHSMKTPLSVIDLIVQNYKLNEPDIHPSEAMEQLAEEKDRILGMLNQVLQYFRLEQFTRDCLPENIGLMESLRGIINRMRNQFIYNHVYPVIDGPEDDLLITTDGKWNTVLLEQIISNSIKYSEAGEEGKPVHFRAWRAGDKAVLSIRDEGIGIDRVDLQRVFQPFFTGKNGRSAHQATGIGLFVCAEISRKLGHSLEITSETGKGTEVKITYLSKMKESIT from the coding sequence ATGAGCATTAGACTGATCAAAGAGTTCCTGCGGGATCAGAGGGATTTCACCGTGGTTTATTTCCTCAGCCATGTGCTGATTAGCCTATACAGCAATCATTATCTCAGCAGCAGTATCCGGCTTCTGTATCCCTTCAGCATTTATGCATATATCTATCTCATCTTCATGGGCTACCGGTTCTTCCGGTACGCGGGTACAACCAGGGAGCTGCGCCGGCTGGCGGAGAATATTGACATCGAGGATAAGCCTTATTCCGCTGAGCAGCAGGTATACATTACCTTAATGAGGCAGATTCACCGGAGCTATCAGGAGCAGCTCTACGAGGTCCGGGCGAAGGCAGAGAACACCCATAGGTTCATTTCCCAGTGGATTCACAGCATGAAGACGCCGCTCTCGGTTATTGATCTGATTGTACAGAACTACAAGCTGAATGAGCCGGATATTCATCCGTCAGAAGCAATGGAACAGTTGGCCGAGGAGAAGGACCGGATTCTTGGGATGCTGAATCAGGTGCTGCAGTACTTCCGGCTGGAGCAGTTCACCCGTGACTGCCTGCCTGAGAATATCGGGCTGATGGAATCACTCCGGGGCATCATCAACCGCATGCGGAATCAATTCATTTACAACCATGTGTATCCGGTAATCGACGGGCCGGAGGACGACCTTCTGATCACTACGGACGGGAAATGGAATACGGTGCTGCTGGAGCAAATTATCTCGAACAGCATCAAATACTCTGAAGCGGGTGAGGAAGGCAAGCCGGTTCATTTCCGCGCCTGGCGGGCGGGCGACAAGGCGGTGCTATCTATTCGTGACGAGGGCATCGGGATTGACAGGGTGGACCTGCAGCGGGTATTCCAGCCTTTTTTTACCGGGAAAAACGGACGTTCCGCCCATCAGGCTACGGGCATCGGCCTCTTCGTGTGCGCAGAAATCTCGCGCAAGCTTGGCCATTCCCTGGAGATTACTTCTGAGACGGGCAAGGGCACGGAGGTGAAGATTACTTATCTTTCAAAAATGAAAGAAAGCATAACCTAA
- a CDS encoding response regulator transcription factor, producing MFKIMIVEDDFRIRSLLTDILRKYNYEVVAVDNFLQVESFFEREAPQLILLDLNLPYYDGFYYCRVFRRQTTMPIIIISARDEESSQVLCMELGADDYIVKPLNLQVLLAKIMAILRRNYGEYAPKAEKPPAALPFHLDERNFSITCRGMTEELSKNEYKLLKKLLEHRDSIVTREVLLEELWDDMHFVVDNTLTVNVTRVKGKLQSLGFQDVIKVKRGVGYIFDTLALGADAHEH from the coding sequence TTGTTCAAGATTATGATCGTGGAAGATGATTTCAGGATCAGGTCGCTGCTGACAGATATCCTGCGCAAATATAACTATGAGGTTGTTGCGGTCGATAACTTCCTGCAGGTGGAGAGCTTCTTCGAACGGGAGGCCCCGCAGCTGATCCTGCTTGATCTGAATCTTCCGTACTATGACGGCTTCTATTATTGCCGCGTCTTCCGCAGGCAAACCACAATGCCGATCATCATCATCTCCGCCAGGGATGAAGAATCCAGCCAGGTACTCTGTATGGAGCTTGGTGCAGATGATTATATCGTCAAGCCGCTTAACCTGCAGGTGCTGCTGGCCAAGATCATGGCCATTCTGCGCAGAAATTACGGGGAATATGCACCCAAAGCGGAGAAGCCGCCGGCAGCACTTCCGTTTCATCTGGATGAACGCAACTTCAGCATAACGTGCCGCGGCATGACTGAAGAGCTGAGCAAAAATGAATACAAGCTGCTGAAGAAGCTGCTGGAGCACCGCGATTCCATCGTTACCCGGGAGGTGCTGCTCGAGGAGCTGTGGGATGATATGCACTTCGTAGTGGATAATACACTGACCGTCAATGTCACCCGCGTAAAGGGCAAGCTGCAGAGTCTCGGATTCCAGGATGTGATCAAGGTAAAGCGCGGGGTCGGTTATATCTTTGATACCTTGGCGCTGGGAGCGGATGCGCATGAGCATTAG
- a CDS encoding GNAT family N-acetyltransferase codes for MKYNEAEHTLETDRLLLRPFRIEDAPEVTEYCNNYNIYRSTLSLPFPYSQDCAESWIAVHEQNFNCDRMYEFAVTDVKTGRLYGAIGISHQQSYHNGELAYWIGEAHWGQGYGTEAARAVIGFVFKEKQYHRVYARHFASNPASGAIMQKCGMSYEGTLKDQIYKNGTYEDIVYYGLLNPEG; via the coding sequence ATGAAATATAATGAAGCAGAACACACGCTCGAAACAGACAGGCTGCTGCTGCGCCCATTCAGAATAGAAGATGCGCCTGAAGTAACTGAATACTGCAATAACTATAATATTTACCGGAGCACGCTGAGCCTGCCGTTTCCGTATTCCCAAGACTGCGCAGAGAGCTGGATTGCAGTGCATGAACAGAACTTTAACTGTGACCGGATGTATGAATTTGCTGTGACTGACGTGAAGACCGGGCGGCTGTACGGGGCTATCGGCATTTCACACCAGCAGTCCTATCATAACGGGGAGCTTGCCTACTGGATCGGAGAAGCACACTGGGGCCAAGGGTACGGGACGGAGGCCGCACGGGCAGTCATCGGATTCGTATTTAAGGAGAAGCAGTACCACCGCGTATATGCCCGGCATTTCGCCTCGAACCCCGCCTCCGGGGCCATTATGCAAAAATGCGGCATGAGCTATGAAGGTACACTTAAGGATCAGATCTATAAGAACGGCACCTACGAGGATATCGTGTATTATGGGCTATTGAATCCGGAGGGCTGA
- a CDS encoding YdeI/OmpD-associated family protein encodes MMYEFDGEIKQLEGKIKWKVVYFPYPVNEVFNTNGRAAVQIVVDGHPFEHTLLPSKNGHYFVYNEFIRRAVHKELGDTLHVILTKDEEQRNLVVPDYIADILNEHQTLERFLSQPDYLKREQINHIELAKKEETKNNRIIALIHKLKD; translated from the coding sequence ATGATGTATGAATTTGACGGGGAAATTAAGCAGCTGGAAGGTAAAATCAAATGGAAAGTCGTGTATTTTCCATATCCGGTAAATGAGGTGTTTAACACAAACGGCCGGGCTGCTGTCCAGATTGTGGTGGATGGCCATCCGTTTGAGCATACGCTGCTGCCGTCGAAGAACGGGCATTATTTTGTATATAATGAATTTATCCGCAGAGCCGTACATAAAGAGCTTGGTGACACTCTGCATGTCATCCTTACCAAAGACGAAGAGCAGCGGAATCTGGTTGTACCGGATTACATTGCGGACATTCTTAATGAGCACCAGACTCTGGAGCGGTTCTTAAGCCAGCCTGATTACTTGAAGCGTGAGCAGATCAATCATATTGAGCTGGCCAAAAAAGAAGAAACGAAGAATAACCGGATCATCGCCTTAATACATAAGCTTAAAGACTGA
- a CDS encoding MarR family transcriptional regulator — protein MNKEDLVMNEFRNVFNKMAWLNKNKMEVALEGYKSSEIHCIEYIGKHADSNVTRLAEAFYMTNGAISKIAKKLMAKGLIESYRKPDNKKEIYFRLTGLGEEVFTIHEDLHQEFRERDQEIFAQVTDAQFDSMLHFMERYSRHLDTEIEKQGIDLKPEQQ, from the coding sequence ATGAACAAGGAAGATTTGGTTATGAATGAATTCCGGAATGTCTTTAACAAGATGGCTTGGCTGAATAAGAATAAGATGGAGGTTGCTCTTGAGGGATATAAGTCTTCGGAGATCCATTGCATCGAATATATCGGCAAGCATGCGGACTCCAACGTGACCCGGCTTGCGGAAGCTTTTTATATGACAAATGGTGCTATCAGCAAAATCGCCAAGAAGCTTATGGCCAAAGGGCTTATTGAGAGCTACCGGAAGCCGGATAATAAGAAGGAAATCTATTTCCGGCTGACTGGGCTGGGGGAAGAAGTATTCACAATTCACGAGGACCTGCACCAGGAGTTCCGGGAGAGGGACCAAGAGATATTCGCGCAGGTCACGGATGCACAATTTGACAGTATGCTTCACTTCATGGAACGTTATAGCAGGCATTTGGATACAGAGATAGAGAAGCAGGGGATAGATCTGAAGCCGGAACAACAATAG
- a CDS encoding AraC family transcriptional regulator: MIPFNLPGDQELHQSFPYTLRIHKLSDHVPPHTHNFLEYTYAVHGSGTEIINGQERQICAGTFTLLLPHQVHEIRIDKGQELQLYVGAIGLKALFASQETGSLQSLLMRAGTEGEPSYQLEPELAGQLLRLLEEMYGEINSSQSWSQLLFLCKLTEAFVLLDRHCFTRGHEQTAPASVTGKGSMADIILYVYQNFREDIKLELLADRFHLSVPHISSSFKAYIGEHFHRYLEGIRISHACGLLISGDEPVTSICYEVGFTSYATFSRVFQARIHMSPTSFRKLNRIDTSLLPAALF; encoded by the coding sequence ATGATTCCTTTCAATCTGCCGGGCGACCAGGAGCTGCACCAGTCCTTTCCCTATACCTTAAGAATCCACAAGCTGAGTGACCATGTTCCTCCCCATACCCATAATTTCCTGGAGTATACCTATGCTGTTCACGGCAGCGGCACTGAGATCATCAATGGACAGGAAAGGCAGATCTGTGCCGGCACCTTCACACTGCTGCTTCCGCATCAGGTCCACGAGATCCGGATTGACAAGGGGCAGGAGCTGCAGCTGTATGTAGGTGCTATCGGTCTGAAGGCGTTGTTTGCCTCTCAGGAGACCGGCAGCCTGCAGAGCTTATTAATGCGCGCAGGTACTGAAGGCGAGCCATCTTATCAGCTGGAGCCGGAGCTCGCCGGGCAGCTGCTCCGGCTGCTTGAGGAGATGTACGGGGAGATAAACAGCAGCCAATCCTGGAGCCAGCTGCTTTTTTTGTGCAAATTAACCGAAGCCTTTGTTCTGCTGGACCGTCACTGCTTTACGCGTGGGCATGAGCAAACAGCTCCAGCGTCCGTTACCGGAAAAGGAAGCATGGCGGATATCATCCTGTATGTCTATCAGAATTTCCGGGAGGATATCAAGCTCGAGCTGCTTGCAGACCGGTTCCATTTGAGCGTTCCCCATATCAGCTCCTCCTTCAAAGCCTATATCGGGGAGCATTTCCACCGCTATCTGGAAGGCATCCGCATATCCCATGCCTGCGGCCTGCTGATCTCGGGGGATGAACCCGTCACCTCCATCTGCTATGAGGTCGGGTTCACTTCATATGCCACCTTTTCCCGCGTCTTTCAGGCCCGTATCCATATGTCGCCTACCTCCTTCAGGAAGCTTAACCGTATAGATACCAGCCTTCTTCCGGCAGCGCTGTTCTAA
- a CDS encoding DinB family protein codes for MRIELMIMSDKMVEVLRRQFEPVVEMLKQQVAECPDEFWNDASQKYWKHVFHAATSMKFWFRQQKEEAFIIPDFGRDITEALDQECSDYPTKEEMTAYVEEMMKVARSFVDELTDETLMEPCVLFAEITKMDVVLMQIRHVQHHVGYCNSILNSNQLEAVKWI; via the coding sequence ATGAGAATCGAGCTGATGATCATGAGTGACAAGATGGTAGAAGTGTTAAGAAGACAGTTTGAACCGGTAGTCGAAATGCTGAAGCAGCAGGTTGCAGAGTGTCCGGATGAATTCTGGAACGATGCCTCGCAAAAATACTGGAAGCATGTATTTCATGCAGCCACCAGTATGAAGTTCTGGTTCCGGCAGCAGAAGGAGGAGGCGTTCATCATTCCTGACTTCGGTAGAGATATTACAGAAGCGCTTGATCAAGAGTGCTCTGACTATCCTACTAAAGAAGAAATGACGGCATATGTAGAGGAAATGATGAAAGTGGCCCGCAGCTTTGTGGATGAGCTTACGGATGAGACGCTGATGGAGCCTTGTGTCTTATTCGCAGAAATCACCAAAATGGATGTAGTCCTGATGCAGATCCGGCATGTTCAGCATCATGTCGGGTATTGCAACAGTATCCTGAATTCCAATCAGCTGGAAGCTGTGAAGTGGATTTAA
- a CDS encoding ribosomal protein L7/L12 produces the protein MENADIIAISALSLAFILMLSVFRLKKRVTELEVQLQQQHAYGGAGGGMGAASSTGSPTPLNVHNLEIAPDLERRLYLLLAEGKKIQAVKVMREARNLSLRDAKEFVDKLERSGSFR, from the coding sequence TTGGAAAATGCCGACATCATCGCAATTTCGGCCTTGTCTCTTGCTTTTATTCTCATGCTAAGTGTGTTCAGATTGAAGAAGCGGGTAACTGAGCTTGAGGTGCAGCTGCAACAGCAGCATGCCTACGGGGGAGCTGGCGGAGGCATGGGAGCTGCCAGCTCCACCGGCAGTCCAACACCGCTGAATGTGCATAACCTGGAGATTGCCCCGGATCTGGAGCGCCGGCTGTACCTGCTGCTCGCCGAAGGCAAGAAGATTCAGGCGGTAAAGGTGATGCGGGAAGCGCGCAATCTGTCCTTGCGGGACGCCAAGGAATTCGTCGACAAGCTGGAACGAAGCGGAAGCTTCCGCTGA
- a CDS encoding ABC transporter permease, whose amino-acid sequence MTFRDIAFKNFKQSARNFFSYFLCSTFAITIFFLYAALYFNRSIRSGGTEEVIRIVFLMSLVALTLFSVFFINYAHSSFIKARSKEFAILMSLGMHQAELQKITALENLLISLISMVTGIVTGAVFSRLFQNVAIDLLDLQGVSFSLDAASFAVTAAVFIVIFAVSQLLSMQKINKLELTELMKDSRRGDNKTDNKDGRRGILGAVLLLLSVIYLVVISSRESLNTHPLMIGIYILMSFTGVYMVIAYFGNTIVAFLRNKKFYYHHILPITEIHHKFNQNKRILFILSILSGMTIFLVASPFSLLQLSASIAERNPYDAEFVQVDGVHALTGSELEQLLKHGDEPVRQVVETSFLTLQMNLDGDKYDRLKSKPVISQEAYERLTGNKLEVPEGGAVNIITAWEPGNHGIAEGEELVLSDGDRSFSYKVAASYHGEWFATPSTYPSSSGVVVNTSDYEKMLADVGPGAIAKHYGIDFVFWKGTGKIIHQLKELLDAGGADGSGKLFPVASKLDSYNMLKQNYSLFVFVTSLIGVLFFAAGGMVLYFKQYTEMGNSVSFFRKLYKIGISDQEIRRVVSAELLITFFVPLVLGSVFGYCFIYLITHVMSGADIMSEFMKNTSFVVAIYFVFQLSFYYITKRKYSREVIGKLTRAV is encoded by the coding sequence ATGACATTTAGAGATATTGCCTTCAAGAATTTCAAGCAGAGTGCCAGAAATTTCTTCTCCTACTTTCTTTGCAGCACCTTTGCCATTACAATCTTCTTCCTGTATGCAGCGCTCTATTTCAACCGGAGTATCCGTTCGGGAGGAACGGAGGAAGTCATCCGGATCGTATTCCTGATGAGTCTGGTAGCGCTTACTTTGTTCTCGGTATTCTTCATCAATTACGCCCATTCCTCCTTCATTAAGGCCCGGAGCAAAGAGTTTGCCATTCTCATGTCCCTCGGGATGCATCAGGCCGAGCTGCAGAAGATTACCGCACTTGAGAACCTGCTGATTAGCCTGATCTCCATGGTTACCGGTATCGTTACAGGGGCCGTATTCTCCCGGCTGTTCCAGAATGTGGCGATCGACCTGCTGGATCTGCAGGGAGTGTCCTTCTCGCTGGATGCCGCCAGCTTTGCAGTTACGGCAGCGGTATTTATAGTCATCTTCGCTGTTTCCCAGCTGCTGTCCATGCAGAAGATCAACAAGCTGGAGCTGACAGAGCTGATGAAGGATTCCCGCAGAGGGGATAATAAGACGGATAACAAAGACGGAAGACGGGGCATCCTCGGCGCAGTGCTGCTGCTGCTCTCGGTCATCTATCTGGTTGTAATCTCCAGCCGGGAGAGTCTGAATACCCATCCGCTGATGATCGGAATCTATATCCTTATGAGCTTCACCGGCGTGTATATGGTTATCGCCTATTTCGGGAACACCATTGTCGCCTTCCTGCGGAATAAAAAGTTCTATTACCATCACATCCTGCCGATCACCGAAATTCATCACAAATTTAATCAGAACAAGCGGATTCTGTTCATTCTGAGCATTCTCAGCGGGATGACTATCTTCCTGGTGGCCTCACCGTTCTCACTGCTGCAGCTGTCGGCCAGCATAGCTGAACGGAATCCGTATGACGCCGAATTTGTGCAGGTGGACGGGGTTCATGCCTTGACCGGATCTGAGCTCGAGCAGCTGCTGAAGCACGGAGATGAGCCAGTACGCCAGGTGGTAGAGACCAGCTTCCTGACACTGCAGATGAACCTCGACGGGGATAAATACGATCGGCTGAAATCGAAGCCGGTAATCTCGCAAGAGGCGTATGAGCGCCTTACAGGCAATAAGCTGGAAGTGCCGGAAGGGGGAGCTGTTAACATTATTACGGCCTGGGAGCCGGGCAATCACGGAATTGCCGAGGGCGAAGAGCTTGTGCTGTCCGATGGGGACCGAAGCTTCAGTTATAAGGTGGCGGCCTCCTATCACGGGGAGTGGTTCGCTACGCCCAGTACCTATCCTTCGAGCTCAGGAGTTGTGGTCAATACCAGTGATTATGAGAAAATGCTGGCCGACGTGGGCCCGGGGGCCATTGCCAAGCATTACGGCATTGATTTTGTCTTCTGGAAAGGAACCGGTAAGATTATTCATCAGCTTAAGGAACTGCTGGATGCCGGCGGCGCGGACGGAAGCGGCAAGCTGTTTCCGGTTGCCTCCAAGCTGGATTCCTATAACATGCTGAAGCAGAACTACTCGCTGTTCGTCTTCGTGACTTCGCTGATCGGAGTGCTGTTTTTTGCCGCCGGCGGGATGGTGCTGTATTTCAAGCAGTATACGGAGATGGGCAACTCGGTAAGCTTTTTCCGCAAATTGTATAAGATCGGGATCAGTGATCAGGAAATCCGCAGGGTTGTCTCGGCAGAGCTGCTGATTACGTTCTTTGTACCGCTAGTGCTGGGTAGTGTATTCGGCTACTGCTTCATTTACCTGATAACCCATGTAATGAGCGGGGCGGATATCATGTCTGAATTCATGAAGAACACCTCATTTGTGGTCGCAATCTATTTCGTATTCCAGCTTAGCTTCTATTACATTACCAAACGGAAATACAGCCGTGAGGTTATCGGCAAGCTGACCCGGGCGGTGTGA
- a CDS encoding ABC-2 transporter permease yields MYSSMYLIRKDFVLTRKFMLLLIPYYLLMGYTNAEGYTLFSLFPAMLMLVNACTIDMQNNNLKFLVSLPLPRQRLVLAKYLTLIPFTLFSLICTLLLFSFATIMGRLDEPLRWRELGLSVAAFPLLASFYLPLYYWLGQKGKQVVNFVFIMLIMFNITALSSLTKRYPALSEWVQTGNISNSVIVVIGILAYIIIIYGSYLLSLRIFSKKDI; encoded by the coding sequence ATGTATAGCTCCATGTATCTGATCCGCAAAGACTTTGTGCTTACCCGGAAATTTATGCTGCTGCTCATTCCTTACTATCTGTTAATGGGTTATACAAATGCAGAGGGATATACACTGTTCTCTTTATTCCCGGCAATGCTGATGCTGGTCAACGCCTGTACAATTGACATGCAGAATAATAATCTGAAATTTCTGGTAAGTCTGCCGCTGCCGAGACAACGGCTCGTTCTGGCCAAGTATCTGACGCTTATTCCCTTTACGCTGTTCAGCCTCATTTGCACGCTGCTGCTGTTCTCGTTTGCCACTATAATGGGCCGGCTGGATGAACCTTTGCGCTGGAGGGAGCTTGGCCTGTCTGTTGCCGCTTTTCCGCTGCTTGCTTCCTTCTACCTGCCGCTGTACTACTGGCTGGGACAAAAAGGGAAGCAGGTGGTGAATTTCGTATTTATCATGCTGATTATGTTCAATATAACGGCATTATCGAGTTTAACTAAAAGATATCCGGCACTTTCAGAGTGGGTTCAGACCGGAAATATCAGCAATTCCGTAATCGTGGTTATTGGAATACTGGCCTATATTATTATTATTTATGGCTCTTATCTGCTTTCCCTGCGTATTTTTAGTAAGAAAGATATATAG
- a CDS encoding MFS transporter, with product MSTSKTHQEQNAGQTVNKHALIFGLISVFLCGIGFSIITPVVPFLVQPYISNPGEQAVMVTLLTSVYAVCVFFAAPALGALSDKWGRRPLLLICLAGSAVGYFIFGIGGALWVLFAGRIIEGITGGSISTIFAYFADIIPPEQRTKYFGWVSAVVGVGTVIGPALGGLLARFGYAVPMYFGAVITLLNVCYGLFFMPESLDKQNRLQEITLVRLNPFTQLASLLSMKNLNRLLISAFLLWIPAGSLQAIFSQFTVDTFNWKPALIGLMFSIMGFQDIISQSFIMPKLLGKLRDAHIAILGMVSEITGYGLIAASALFSFYPLLIAGMFIFGFGDSIFGPSFSGMLSKSAGSSEQGRIQGGSQSIQALARMIGPVIGGQIYVALGHAAPAVMGMILIAAAIPVMYKVE from the coding sequence ATGTCTACATCTAAAACACATCAGGAGCAGAACGCGGGTCAAACCGTAAACAAGCATGCGCTGATCTTCGGTCTGATTTCTGTCTTTTTATGCGGAATCGGCTTCAGTATTATTACACCCGTCGTCCCGTTCCTGGTCCAGCCTTATATAAGTAATCCAGGGGAACAAGCGGTGATGGTCACGCTGCTGACCTCGGTTTATGCAGTTTGCGTATTTTTTGCAGCGCCTGCACTTGGGGCACTCAGCGATAAATGGGGCCGCCGGCCGCTTTTGCTGATCTGTCTGGCCGGTTCTGCTGTCGGGTACTTTATCTTTGGAATTGGCGGGGCGCTGTGGGTCCTGTTTGCCGGACGGATCATTGAAGGGATCACCGGAGGGAGCATCAGCACGATTTTTGCGTATTTTGCCGATATCATCCCTCCTGAGCAGAGAACGAAATATTTTGGCTGGGTGAGCGCAGTTGTTGGTGTTGGAACGGTAATCGGCCCGGCGCTGGGCGGCTTGCTGGCGAGGTTTGGTTATGCTGTGCCGATGTATTTTGGAGCCGTAATCACGCTGCTGAATGTGTGCTACGGATTGTTCTTTATGCCCGAGAGTCTGGACAAGCAGAACCGGCTGCAAGAGATTACCCTGGTGCGGCTGAATCCATTCACACAGCTGGCCAGCCTACTGTCCATGAAGAACCTGAACCGGCTGCTAATCTCAGCCTTTCTGCTGTGGATTCCGGCTGGTTCGCTGCAGGCCATATTCTCACAATTCACGGTTGATACATTCAACTGGAAGCCTGCTCTGATCGGACTGATGTTCTCTATCATGGGCTTTCAGGATATCATCTCCCAAAGCTTCATTATGCCAAAGCTGCTGGGCAAGCTTCGTGATGCGCACATAGCCATTCTAGGAATGGTCTCAGAGATTACCGGTTACGGCCTGATCGCTGCGTCGGCACTCTTCTCTTTCTATCCGCTGCTCATCGCAGGGATGTTCATCTTCGGATTCGGTGATTCGATCTTCGGGCCTTCCTTTAGCGGGATGTTATCGAAATCGGCTGGTTCCAGTGAGCAGGGCAGAATTCAGGGCGGCAGCCAGTCAATTCAGGCACTGGCCAGAATGATCGGGCCTGTTATCGGGGGCCAAATCTATGTCGCTCTGGGGCATGCTGCTCCTGCTGTCATGGGTATGATCCTGATTGCAGCTGCCATTCCGGTCATGTACAAAGTAGAGTAG
- a CDS encoding ABC transporter ATP-binding protein, with translation MSVLEVRNIRKVYGVQSGDSSTVALDSVSFNVEAGEFIGIMGPSGSGKTTLLNILSGIGKPSYGEVTIAGKNITGFDKNEMALFRRKHLGFVFQEFNLMDSLTLKENVMLPLILDKKDKEEMERKSEEIMKLLDIHDIAGKYPYNISGGQQQRTAVSRALVHDPDIVFADEPTGNLDSKSSAAVMKCMERMNRERGSTILMVTHDAYAASFCQRIIFIKDGAICMEIVNGGIRKVFFDQILDCLAIIGGERNDI, from the coding sequence ATGAGCGTACTTGAGGTAAGAAATATCAGGAAGGTGTATGGAGTGCAAAGTGGGGACAGCTCGACAGTGGCGCTGGACTCAGTCAGTTTCAATGTAGAGGCCGGTGAATTCATCGGTATTATGGGGCCGTCCGGCAGCGGCAAGACCACTTTACTCAATATTCTGAGCGGAATCGGCAAGCCAAGCTACGGCGAGGTAACCATTGCCGGTAAGAATATTACAGGCTTTGACAAGAATGAAATGGCGCTGTTCCGCCGCAAGCATCTGGGCTTTGTGTTCCAGGAGTTCAATCTGATGGACAGTCTGACACTGAAGGAGAACGTGATGCTCCCGCTGATCCTGGATAAGAAAGATAAAGAGGAGATGGAGCGGAAAAGCGAAGAGATTATGAAGCTGCTGGATATCCACGATATCGCCGGGAAATATCCGTACAACATCTCGGGCGGCCAGCAGCAGCGGACAGCAGTCAGCCGGGCGCTGGTCCATGATCCGGATATTGTGTTTGCCGATGAGCCGACAGGGAATCTTGATTCCAAATCCTCTGCTGCCGTGATGAAATGCATGGAACGGATGAACCGTGAACGCGGCAGCACCATCCTGATGGTCACCCATGATGCTTATGCAGCAAGCTTCTGCCAGCGGATTATCTTCATCAAGGACGGGGCGATCTGCATGGAAATCGTAAACGGCGGGATCCGCAAGGTGTTCTTCGATCAGATTCTTGACTGCCTGGCTATTATCGGAGGGGAAAGAAATGACATTTAG